A stretch of the Solanum dulcamara chromosome 6, daSolDulc1.2, whole genome shotgun sequence genome encodes the following:
- the LOC129891786 gene encoding protein S40-6-like has protein sequence MSSSSEGRYNMYSQGSSGWTSMRNEEFQEEEIWGNFINERREFGSYFSRNKESTPNFSPRRLPTASQMIPRSNKSSIHEPKITQHSAPVNIPDWSKIYGTNFKKTSSRDDENGGGHYSVRNSTEFDEEDDDDDDDDDEGEMMPPHEWIAKKLKRSKISSFSVYEGVGRTLKGRDLSRMRNAILSKTGFLE, from the coding sequence ATGTCATCGTCATCTGAAGGGAGGTACAATATGTATAGTCAAGGTAGTAGTGGATGGACATCAATGAGGAATGAAGAAtttcaagaagaagaaatttgGGGTAATTTCATCAACGAAAGACGCGAATTTGGTTCATATTTCAGTAGAAATAAAGAGTCAACACCAAATTTTAGTCCTAGAAGGCTGCCCACTGCATCACAAATGATTCCAAGATCAAATAAGAGTTCAATTCACGAACCTAAAATAACTCAACATTCAGCTCCTGTAAACATACCAGATTGGTCAAAAATTTATGggacaaatttcaaaaaaaccTCGTCGCGTGATGATGAAAATGGTGGAGGACATTATTCGGTAAGAAATAGTACGGAATTTGATGAAGAAGACGATGATGATGACGACGACGACGATGAAGGGGAAATGATGCCTCCACATGAATGGATTGCTAAAAAACttaaaagaagtaaaatatCTTCTTTCTCAGTGTATGAAGGTGTTGGAAGAACTCTCAAAGGGAGAGATTTGAGCAGGATGAGAAATGCAATCTTAAGTAAAACAGGGTTCCTTGAATAG